The following coding sequences lie in one Fimbriimonadaceae bacterium genomic window:
- a CDS encoding helix-turn-helix transcriptional regulator: MKVFDIGEHHGQPEYSRRVGGVHFALTRRGARTTVAEHCHTTATFIALIGGQHHWTSNEGKIRWSLPGIWYFRPPMLPHTHEACPTDIRSLGIQFPIELSPALASHTDAYVLDHAIGRSIIDDIAENLSAKDAGSDHALLGSFHRLIAAYLRHKRPLQDQNVRQWLASARQWLDEHYLEPVQLATCANAIGSHPSHLARAFRAAFGQTVGDYIRDRRLEWAFDQLRKNDRKVSEIAVSAGFADHAHFSRVFKERYGKPPSDYRLRDPEPAST, from the coding sequence ATGAAAGTGTTCGATATCGGCGAGCATCACGGCCAGCCTGAATATTCGCGACGGGTAGGGGGAGTCCACTTTGCCCTTACCCGTCGTGGCGCGCGTACGACTGTCGCCGAACACTGCCACACGACGGCTACATTCATCGCCCTTATCGGTGGGCAGCACCACTGGACCAGTAACGAAGGCAAGATCAGATGGTCGCTTCCTGGCATCTGGTACTTCCGCCCACCAATGCTTCCCCACACGCACGAGGCCTGCCCCACCGACATCCGCAGCTTGGGCATCCAATTCCCGATTGAACTTTCACCCGCCCTCGCGTCCCATACCGACGCCTACGTCCTTGATCACGCCATCGGTAGAAGCATCATCGACGATATCGCCGAGAACCTCTCCGCCAAAGACGCGGGCTCCGATCATGCTCTGCTTGGATCGTTCCACCGCCTCATCGCCGCATATCTCCGGCACAAACGCCCGCTGCAAGATCAGAACGTCCGGCAATGGCTCGCATCGGCAAGGCAATGGCTAGACGAGCACTATCTGGAGCCTGTCCAACTCGCAACCTGTGCAAATGCGATAGGTTCACATCCCTCCCATCTTGCCCGGGCTTTTCGAGCCGCTTTTGGTCAAACGGTCGGGGACTATATTCGCGACCGCAGGCTCGAATGGGCTTTCGATCAGCTGCGCAAGAACGACAGAAAAGTATCGGAGATAGCGGTTTCGGCTGGATTTGCCGACCATGCCCACTTCAGCCGGGTCTTCAAGGAGCGGTATGGCAAACCGCCTTCCGACTATCGCTTGCGTGATCCAGAACCTGCATCAACGTAA
- a CDS encoding PEP-CTERM sorting domain-containing protein, protein MSLSSKWLVLAAVCGAVCITPSAKASSYLISNFTGNEVRLHNNAGAYVQSLTGFAVQGSQAVVTGPDGMLYVADEGNHSVHRYNPATKSYINTFVTSGQGGLNGPTGLTFDSSGNLLVASFNTSSVLKYQAGTGASLGQLVAPGLGGLSGPDVGLTVGPDGNLYIPSFWNHQILRYNASNGAFMGAFVTSGSGGLTQPRVMLWKGNHMYVSSDSGNKVVRYDKTTGAFVDTFVTAGSGGLAGASGMIFDDNGNLLVTSWRNNRVLRFSGSTGAYLNDYIGSGGGLSGPTFIAAVPEPTTMGLFVLGAAFIAGRRRVASVKKS, encoded by the coding sequence ATGTCCCTTTCATCGAAATGGCTTGTTCTCGCTGCGGTTTGTGGCGCGGTTTGCATCACACCGTCAGCGAAGGCAAGCTCCTATCTCATCTCCAACTTCACCGGCAACGAGGTGCGCCTGCACAACAACGCCGGTGCGTACGTTCAAAGTCTCACAGGCTTTGCCGTCCAAGGATCGCAGGCGGTCGTAACCGGCCCCGACGGAATGCTCTACGTTGCCGATGAGGGCAACCATAGCGTCCATCGCTACAATCCCGCGACAAAGTCTTACATCAACACCTTCGTCACTTCCGGCCAAGGAGGACTCAACGGCCCTACCGGACTGACGTTCGACTCCTCCGGTAACCTTCTGGTCGCCTCGTTCAATACAAGCTCAGTCCTCAAGTATCAAGCGGGCACCGGCGCAAGCCTGGGCCAACTTGTAGCTCCCGGCCTAGGTGGCTTGAGCGGCCCCGACGTTGGATTGACAGTCGGCCCCGACGGCAATCTCTACATCCCCAGCTTCTGGAACCACCAAATCCTCCGATACAACGCCAGCAACGGCGCTTTCATGGGAGCCTTTGTCACTTCCGGATCGGGTGGACTGACTCAGCCTCGTGTGATGCTCTGGAAAGGCAATCACATGTATGTTTCAAGCGATTCGGGCAACAAGGTCGTGCGATACGACAAGACAACCGGCGCTTTTGTCGATACCTTTGTGACGGCAGGCTCCGGTGGTCTTGCTGGCGCATCGGGAATGATCTTCGATGACAACGGAAATCTGCTTGTGACTTCGTGGCGAAACAACCGAGTCCTGAGGTTTAGCGGTTCCACCGGTGCTTACCTGAACGACTACATCGGTTCGGGCGGTGGCTTGAGCGGCCCGACGTTCATTGCCGCTGTTCCAGAGCCGACCACGATGGGCCTCTTCGTTCTTGGCGCGGCGTTCATTGCAGGCCGACGGCGTGTTGCTTCCGTTAAAAAGTCTTAA
- a CDS encoding pyridoxal-phosphate dependent enzyme — MPETKSPLPLRQMVRHTTIIEAPRLRDALGIDVTIASETFQYTGSFKFRAAYNLALNVPQQKIVTASSGNFGQALAYACKLLGKSAIVVMPATSAKVKIDCVREFGAVADLVETREKSRAERVAELAAEHPDAYIASAFDDILDIQGNSSLAHELHESGLDFDTVIAPVGGGGLTSGLVLGFKENGHPVEVFAAEPQMANDASRSLKEGRLIFNEFEPPSVADGARTISLGNLNYEILKDGLTGIVEVPEEAIKQATRDLFLLANLKAEPTGALGIGALTVEPERFRGRKVVCVVSGGNCDPAVYAEILAGR; from the coding sequence ATGCCGGAAACGAAGTCGCCTTTGCCCTTGCGCCAGATGGTTCGTCACACAACGATTATCGAAGCGCCCCGACTTCGTGATGCGCTAGGGATTGACGTCACCATCGCAAGCGAAACTTTCCAGTACACGGGAAGCTTCAAGTTTCGGGCGGCTTACAATCTTGCCCTCAATGTCCCCCAACAGAAGATCGTTACCGCGTCTTCTGGCAACTTTGGGCAGGCTTTGGCCTATGCCTGCAAGCTGCTTGGAAAGAGCGCAATCGTGGTGATGCCTGCAACTTCGGCAAAGGTAAAGATCGACTGTGTTCGCGAGTTTGGCGCAGTGGCGGACTTGGTTGAAACGCGTGAGAAGAGCCGTGCTGAGCGCGTCGCTGAACTTGCCGCAGAGCATCCCGACGCGTACATCGCCAGCGCATTTGACGATATTCTCGACATTCAAGGCAATTCAAGCCTTGCCCACGAGCTTCATGAAAGCGGCCTTGACTTTGATACGGTCATCGCTCCGGTCGGAGGTGGGGGGTTAACCTCGGGGTTGGTGCTTGGTTTCAAGGAGAATGGGCATCCGGTAGAGGTCTTTGCCGCCGAGCCCCAAATGGCTAACGATGCGTCGCGATCGCTGAAAGAGGGGCGCTTGATCTTCAATGAATTTGAACCGCCGTCAGTTGCTGACGGGGCGCGAACGATCAGTCTTGGAAATCTGAACTACGAAATCTTGAAGGACGGTTTGACTGGGATTGTTGAAGTGCCTGAGGAAGCGATCAAGCAAGCGACGCGAGATCTGTTCTTACTTGCGAACCTTAAAGCCGAGCCGACTGGAGCGTTGGGGATCGGGGCGTTGACCGTCGAACCGGAAAGGTTCCGGGGCCGGAAAGTAGTCTGTGTGGTGAGTGGTGGCAACTGCGATCCTGCGGTTTATGCAGAGATACTTGCAGGCCGGTAA
- a CDS encoding polyprenyl synthetase family protein: MDAETLLWSYRDLTDRRLNELLPPATQSPVELHEAMRYSGAAPGKRLRPALCMACCEAVGGKPEDAVDAGCAIELVHAFSLIHDDLPAIDDDELRRGRPTCHVQFGDAIAILAGDALFSLAFEVLSHCPGEPSRVLRSLQVLGSASGSSGLVGGEVLDVLSEGQPATAELIERIHRQKTGALIAASCAIGAILGGGSDSQVSALENFGQRIGLAFQMADDILNETSTPEKLGKSAGSDRERQKATYPAVYGLSETREKACQLVEQAVNNLPAGIDEAGHLHSLAWYAVNRLS; this comes from the coding sequence GTGGACGCTGAAACCCTGCTTTGGTCCTACCGAGACCTAACAGATCGGCGTTTGAACGAGCTTCTTCCCCCAGCCACTCAATCGCCCGTCGAACTACACGAAGCGATGCGCTATTCGGGCGCCGCCCCCGGGAAGCGCCTTCGTCCCGCCCTCTGCATGGCGTGCTGTGAAGCCGTTGGGGGCAAGCCTGAAGATGCTGTCGATGCTGGGTGCGCCATTGAGCTAGTCCACGCTTTCTCCCTCATCCACGACGATCTCCCCGCCATCGACGATGACGAACTGCGCCGAGGCCGCCCCACGTGCCATGTCCAGTTTGGAGATGCGATCGCCATTCTCGCCGGAGATGCGCTGTTCTCCCTCGCCTTCGAGGTTCTAAGCCACTGTCCCGGCGAGCCTAGCCGCGTTCTGCGCTCGCTCCAAGTCCTCGGAAGCGCCTCTGGATCGAGCGGTTTGGTTGGCGGAGAGGTGCTCGACGTCCTCAGCGAAGGCCAGCCTGCCACCGCAGAACTGATCGAACGGATCCACCGGCAAAAGACCGGTGCGCTCATCGCGGCAAGCTGTGCCATCGGCGCAATACTCGGAGGTGGCTCCGACAGCCAAGTGTCCGCGCTTGAAAACTTTGGACAAAGAATCGGACTCGCGTTCCAAATGGCCGACGACATCTTAAACGAGACCTCCACGCCGGAAAAGCTTGGGAAGTCGGCAGGTTCAGACCGGGAGCGCCAAAAGGCCACCTATCCAGCAGTCTATGGACTAAGTGAGACACGGGAAAAGGCTTGCCAACTTGTCGAGCAGGCGGTCAATAATCTTCCCGCAGGAATCGATGAGGCAGGGCATTTGCACAGCCTCGCTTGGTATGCGGTTAATCGACTAAGTTGA
- a CDS encoding DUF1015 domain-containing protein — MAQIRPFRGLRFAAKAGSLDSLIAPPYDVISPTQREALAAQNEHNAVLVTLPESQDDDRSKFIKYMRSASRIADWRREGILEVEDKPTYYRYTQRFNVPGEPEKLTRTSVIVLLKTEPYEKGVVLPHEQTFPKHKEDRLRLLEATRTHVESIYGLYEDPDGSIQNTVSTAPATEVGRLTSEEDVEQIFELIQDEEVCRTFTQQLADKRLWIADGHHRYETACTFRESVGARDGIVAEDFMMMAIGSMADPGLVILPTHRIVPKLPCGLMELDQKFQAFFNTRRVPNDKLLAELKRLQAPDTRVIGVALPGGVGLLLTLDRPEEALNWIEGPESERLKLLDVSILHRVIFERLLGLSGLDFFSYTRDPDEALASAKDGGAAFLMNPPSNEDMRLIALGGEKMPQKSTYYYPKLLSGLVMWSFEDF; from the coding sequence ATGGCTCAGATTCGACCATTCCGCGGATTACGCTTCGCAGCGAAGGCCGGCAGTCTTGATAGCCTCATCGCGCCACCTTACGACGTCATTTCTCCCACCCAACGCGAAGCCCTTGCCGCACAGAACGAGCACAACGCAGTGCTTGTCACCCTTCCTGAATCTCAGGATGACGACCGCAGTAAATTTATCAAGTACATGCGGAGCGCCTCACGTATCGCGGACTGGAGGCGCGAAGGCATCCTCGAAGTAGAGGATAAACCCACGTATTACCGCTACACTCAACGATTTAATGTTCCTGGCGAGCCGGAGAAGCTGACGCGGACGTCGGTGATTGTGCTTCTCAAGACCGAACCCTACGAGAAGGGCGTTGTTCTCCCCCACGAGCAGACGTTCCCCAAGCACAAGGAAGACCGACTGAGGCTCCTCGAAGCTACTCGGACGCATGTGGAGTCGATCTATGGTCTGTATGAGGACCCCGACGGTTCCATCCAGAACACCGTTTCTACGGCTCCTGCAACCGAGGTGGGAAGACTTACCAGTGAAGAGGACGTCGAGCAGATATTCGAGCTGATCCAAGACGAAGAGGTCTGCCGCACCTTTACTCAGCAGCTCGCCGACAAGCGGCTATGGATCGCGGACGGGCACCATCGTTACGAAACCGCCTGCACGTTTCGGGAGAGCGTCGGGGCAAGGGATGGCATTGTCGCGGAAGATTTCATGATGATGGCGATCGGCTCGATGGCTGATCCGGGCTTGGTGATCCTCCCGACCCACCGCATCGTCCCCAAACTCCCGTGCGGATTGATGGAGCTGGACCAAAAATTTCAGGCCTTTTTCAACACACGCAGGGTTCCGAACGACAAGCTGTTGGCTGAACTCAAGCGATTGCAAGCTCCCGACACGCGAGTGATTGGAGTTGCTTTGCCCGGTGGAGTGGGACTTTTGCTGACGCTGGACCGCCCTGAAGAGGCTCTGAACTGGATCGAAGGTCCCGAGTCTGAGCGCTTGAAGCTTCTGGACGTATCAATCCTACATAGAGTGATTTTTGAGAGACTGTTGGGTCTGAGTGGACTTGACTTCTTTTCATACACACGAGACCCCGACGAGGCGCTGGCCTCGGCTAAGGATGGCGGAGCCGCATTCCTGATGAATCCGCCGAGCAATGAAGACATGAGATTGATCGCTCTTGGCGGTGAGAAGATGCCGCAAAAGAGCACCTACTACTATCCGAAGCTCCTCAGTGGACTCGTGATGTGGTCATTCGAAGACTTTTAG
- a CDS encoding DUF559 domain-containing protein yields the protein MPRKSKRLVEFARDNRASATDAERMLWHHLKGKQAGYRFREQHLLVVDFFCPEVRVAIELDGSVHEGQESSDASRQKKIEKLGILVLRFKNEEVYEDAEAVVQAILEACDIRLGLRKARYKRGGQLPPPSQPSPVEGEGDVSL from the coding sequence ATGCCGAGAAAGAGCAAGCGTTTGGTCGAGTTCGCTCGCGACAACCGCGCCAGCGCGACTGACGCTGAGCGGATGCTTTGGCATCATTTAAAAGGCAAGCAGGCAGGCTATCGCTTTCGCGAGCAGCATCTGCTCGTCGTTGACTTCTTTTGCCCTGAGGTGCGGGTTGCTATCGAGCTTGACGGCTCTGTCCATGAGGGCCAGGAGTCTTCTGACGCCTCGCGTCAGAAGAAGATTGAAAAGCTTGGCATCCTTGTGCTTCGGTTTAAGAACGAAGAGGTTTACGAGGATGCTGAGGCTGTGGTGCAAGCGATCCTCGAGGCCTGCGACATCAGGCTCGGATTGAGAAAGGCGCGGTACAAGCGTGGCGGCCAGTTGCCACCCCCATCCCAACCTTCCCCCGTCGAGGGGGAAGGGGACGTCAGTTTGTAG
- a CDS encoding serine hydroxymethyltransferase produces MPLAQVDPQIADLIAKEEQRQEHNLELIASENVASLAVREAMMSVLTDKYAEGYPGKRYYGGCEVVDEVETLALERVKQIYGANFANVQPHSGAQANMAVYFAFLKPGDTLMAMNLAHGGHLTHGSHVNFSGMMYNIVPYGVREGDELIDYDEFHKAAVEHKPKIIVSGATAYSRQFDFKKIREIADEVGAMHMCDMAHYSGLIAAGEYDSPVPHCHVVTSTTHKSIRGPRGGMILWNDEELSKPINMSVFPGIQGGPLMHVIAGKAVCFKEALQPSFKDYQAQIKKNAAALAAAMIEEGFRIVSGGTDSHLMLVDLRPFGVTGKLAQNVLDTVHITCNKNAIPFDPEKPFVTSGIRLGTPAVTTRGMKEPEMKRIAQLIGRTLRGHEDEAELAAVRGEVIELTKGFPIHQF; encoded by the coding sequence ATGCCCCTAGCCCAGGTTGACCCTCAGATCGCCGACCTCATCGCCAAGGAAGAGCAGCGCCAGGAGCACAACCTCGAACTCATCGCCAGCGAAAACGTCGCCAGCCTTGCCGTGCGGGAAGCCATGATGTCGGTCCTGACCGACAAGTACGCAGAGGGCTACCCCGGGAAGCGGTATTACGGCGGATGCGAAGTCGTCGACGAGGTTGAGACGCTTGCTCTTGAGCGTGTGAAGCAGATTTACGGCGCGAACTTCGCCAACGTTCAGCCTCACAGCGGCGCGCAGGCGAACATGGCGGTCTACTTTGCCTTCCTCAAACCCGGCGACACCCTCATGGCCATGAACCTCGCCCACGGCGGACACCTCACCCACGGCTCGCACGTGAACTTCAGCGGCATGATGTACAACATCGTCCCTTACGGCGTGCGCGAGGGCGACGAGCTGATCGACTACGACGAGTTCCACAAAGCTGCCGTGGAGCACAAGCCGAAGATCATCGTCAGCGGCGCGACCGCCTACTCACGACAGTTCGACTTCAAGAAGATTCGCGAGATCGCCGACGAGGTGGGAGCGATGCACATGTGCGACATGGCCCACTACAGCGGCCTCATCGCGGCGGGCGAGTACGATTCGCCGGTCCCGCACTGCCATGTGGTCACCTCAACCACCCACAAATCCATCCGCGGTCCGCGCGGAGGCATGATCCTCTGGAACGATGAGGAGCTGAGCAAGCCGATCAATATGTCGGTCTTCCCGGGCATCCAGGGCGGCCCGCTCATGCATGTGATCGCAGGCAAAGCCGTCTGCTTTAAGGAGGCTCTGCAGCCCAGCTTTAAGGACTACCAAGCCCAGATCAAGAAGAACGCCGCCGCGCTGGCCGCCGCGATGATCGAAGAGGGCTTCCGCATCGTTAGCGGGGGCACCGACAGCCATCTGATGCTGGTCGATCTCAGGCCGTTCGGCGTCACCGGAAAGCTCGCGCAGAACGTGCTCGACACTGTCCACATCACCTGCAACAAGAACGCCATCCCGTTCGACCCCGAAAAGCCGTTCGTCACCAGCGGCATTCGGCTGGGCACGCCAGCCGTCACCACACGCGGCATGAAGGAGCCGGAGATGAAACGGATCGCTCAGCTGATCGGGCGCACCCTGCGAGGACATGAGGATGAAGCTGAGCTTGCAGCGGTGAGAGGGGAAGTGATCGAGCTCACAAAGGGCTTCCCGATTCATCAGTTCTAA
- a CDS encoding PAS domain S-box protein, with amino-acid sequence MFSSMLLGIRVGVANLLGGFVVILGTVLAVSTGYLSKPVVPISDWIYLSQHAIAFVAIGVIQYIWIKNHHEDLSQIQIELATRKKIQREMESFFEASLDAIVVFDRSGPIFGVNKAFTEWVGQSSDDVSGNLLEDYTHPDDREIVRSWVKRIASGEDIDDGLLRFLDAEGNTRWINWRISVDPGNFEHAFAIGRDVTRLREETQRLQESAIRAQEQADCIIQIATHEAVASGDLANGLKVLAEVSGKVLDVERTSVWMFEDDESELKCQVLHLLSGQEADTEGNLKISDFPRYFDSIRDGRFIDADDAMSDQRTAELTGEYLLPLRISSLIDAPVRVGGKVVAIVCFEHVGEIRRWLSDEKTFVGIIADQVAQLITAAARREAELLLRKLNEELETRVADRTQELQDKNQELETFAYSVSHDLRSPLRAIAGYNQMLKEDYVEVLDETAQGYIGRVEAAVLTMSQLIQDLLTYSRFERRAITETTIHLPTLVERILDDLHLAQANNGFEIEVDIADFEICTDSDGVAMALRNLIDNAVKFSKGQPSPRIVVRAALDGPVCEITVRDNGIGFEQKYSEKIFEIFQRLERVDAYPGTGVGLAIVRKAIQRIGGSVTCESEPGKGATFHLRVPDKAAMML; translated from the coding sequence TTGTTTTCTTCGATGCTGCTTGGGATACGTGTTGGCGTTGCAAATCTCTTGGGTGGATTTGTGGTGATACTTGGAACCGTGTTGGCAGTAAGCACGGGCTATTTATCTAAGCCGGTAGTGCCGATATCGGACTGGATTTACCTGAGTCAACATGCGATCGCTTTTGTGGCGATTGGAGTAATCCAGTACATATGGATTAAGAACCATCACGAAGACCTCAGCCAAATTCAGATTGAGCTCGCAACGCGTAAGAAGATACAACGTGAAATGGAGTCATTTTTTGAGGCTTCACTTGATGCTATCGTCGTTTTTGATCGATCAGGTCCGATTTTTGGAGTTAATAAAGCATTTACAGAATGGGTTGGGCAATCCAGCGATGACGTTAGCGGGAATCTTCTTGAAGATTACACACATCCTGATGATCGTGAAATAGTACGTTCATGGGTGAAACGCATCGCTAGTGGAGAAGACATTGACGATGGGCTTTTGCGGTTTTTGGATGCTGAGGGCAATACCAGATGGATTAACTGGCGGATATCTGTCGACCCAGGCAATTTCGAACACGCCTTCGCAATCGGTCGAGATGTAACCAGGCTTAGGGAAGAGACTCAACGTCTGCAGGAATCGGCTATCCGAGCACAGGAGCAAGCCGACTGCATCATTCAGATAGCAACGCATGAAGCGGTGGCATCGGGAGATTTGGCGAACGGCTTGAAAGTCCTTGCTGAAGTTTCGGGCAAGGTTTTGGATGTTGAACGAACATCCGTGTGGATGTTTGAGGATGACGAGTCGGAGTTGAAGTGTCAGGTGCTGCACTTACTTTCTGGGCAGGAGGCTGATACGGAAGGGAACTTAAAGATTTCCGATTTTCCTCGCTACTTCGACAGCATTCGCGACGGGAGGTTCATTGATGCTGACGATGCGATGTCGGACCAGCGCACTGCTGAACTGACGGGTGAGTATCTCTTGCCACTAAGGATCAGTTCTCTCATCGATGCCCCTGTTCGAGTGGGAGGAAAAGTCGTCGCGATTGTTTGTTTTGAGCATGTCGGTGAGATTCGGAGATGGCTATCCGATGAGAAGACCTTCGTCGGGATTATCGCCGATCAAGTGGCTCAGCTCATCACAGCAGCTGCACGGCGTGAGGCTGAACTTCTCCTACGAAAGCTAAACGAAGAGTTGGAAACCAGGGTCGCCGACAGGACTCAGGAGCTTCAAGATAAGAACCAAGAACTAGAGACCTTTGCTTATTCCGTGTCACACGATCTACGTTCGCCGCTGAGGGCCATTGCGGGCTATAACCAGATGCTGAAGGAGGACTATGTGGAGGTCTTGGATGAGACGGCCCAAGGGTACATCGGAAGAGTTGAAGCCGCCGTTCTCACAATGTCGCAGTTGATTCAGGACTTGCTGACCTATTCAAGATTCGAGCGACGTGCAATTACCGAAACAACGATTCATCTTCCCACTCTTGTTGAGCGCATTCTTGACGACCTGCATCTCGCTCAAGCGAACAACGGGTTTGAGATTGAAGTTGACATTGCGGATTTTGAGATATGTACCGACTCGGATGGGGTGGCGATGGCCTTGAGAAATCTCATTGACAATGCTGTGAAGTTCTCTAAGGGTCAGCCTTCGCCGCGTATTGTGGTTCGAGCCGCCCTTGATGGCCCAGTCTGTGAGATTACGGTTCGAGATAACGGTATCGGCTTTGAGCAAAAGTACAGCGAGAAAATCTTTGAGATTTTTCAAAGGCTTGAAAGGGTGGATGCCTATCCCGGCACGGGTGTAGGGCTTGCCATCGTGAGGAAGGCCATCCAGCGGATAGGTGGTTCGGTCACTTGTGAGAGCGAGCCCGGAAAGGGGGCAACGTTCCATTTACGTGTTCCCGATAAGGCCGCGATGATGCTTTGA
- a CDS encoding tetratricopeptide repeat protein has product MRRILPCVAALLCAVWVTAQHGEMDFKNFTALPEGTLVEGIGKTTLKVTTKSEEARKLFEQGLCFYHGFHWTEAHRSFRDAVKIDPSFAMGWWGLHAVLQNPWYRNNTYKAEREGAIDRAVRMMEGCTMLEQDLIRSWKIWTSGAPEAFKEFEKSMLDICERNPQEVEPRVLLAGIYVQTNLSRGYGEDGKPIGAMAAARKLSQEALKLDPNSTGAHHYWIHACEGSPKPEDALDSAEKLGKIAWNCGHLIHMPGHIFYRCGLYDKAVNSFEAARKADEKYNKLVGTSSGNWNFFHNTDFFIAALVEVGRREEALKLAADSSRNNTTYILWRTSDFSKLNEMLEAKSIRAGALATTFFKAMSAFEAGKIEDAATIVDDIKSKAASSGKFDDDQFYRIEAETYLACASNDGAGVEALVDELEAVMKKQPYTEPPYYARPAAEGMGMALLKTSKLDLAKKCFDIALTDRANSPYSIYGLAQVAEKKGDSKEAMRLYRMVVDALKSGDADLPLFVAAKGKLEAAKRR; this is encoded by the coding sequence ATGCGACGAATCCTCCCCTGCGTTGCCGCTTTGTTATGTGCCGTCTGGGTGACTGCTCAACACGGCGAGATGGACTTCAAGAATTTCACCGCGCTTCCTGAGGGAACTTTGGTGGAAGGGATTGGCAAGACGACGCTCAAGGTCACCACAAAGTCAGAAGAAGCCAGGAAGCTGTTCGAGCAGGGCCTTTGTTTTTATCACGGATTTCATTGGACAGAAGCCCATCGGTCTTTCCGAGACGCCGTGAAGATCGACCCCAGCTTTGCCATGGGGTGGTGGGGGCTTCACGCAGTTTTGCAGAATCCTTGGTACCGAAACAACACATACAAGGCCGAGCGTGAAGGGGCGATCGACCGTGCAGTGCGGATGATGGAGGGCTGTACTATGTTGGAGCAAGACCTGATACGGTCCTGGAAGATTTGGACCTCCGGCGCTCCCGAGGCATTTAAAGAGTTCGAGAAGTCCATGCTCGACATTTGCGAACGCAATCCACAAGAGGTTGAGCCAAGGGTTCTTCTTGCCGGAATCTATGTGCAGACGAACCTAAGCAGAGGTTATGGCGAGGATGGCAAACCTATTGGGGCGATGGCCGCAGCTCGCAAGCTTTCACAGGAAGCCCTCAAACTAGATCCTAACAGCACGGGTGCTCACCACTACTGGATTCACGCATGCGAAGGGAGTCCCAAGCCCGAGGATGCGCTGGACAGTGCGGAGAAGCTTGGAAAAATCGCCTGGAATTGCGGGCATCTGATCCATATGCCTGGACACATCTTCTATCGGTGTGGGCTTTACGACAAAGCGGTCAATTCTTTTGAAGCCGCCCGGAAAGCCGACGAAAAATACAACAAGCTGGTTGGTACGTCGAGCGGCAACTGGAATTTCTTTCACAACACCGACTTCTTTATCGCCGCGCTTGTCGAGGTCGGCAGGAGGGAAGAGGCTCTCAAACTAGCCGCTGACTCTTCACGCAACAACACGACCTACATTCTTTGGCGCACGAGCGACTTTTCGAAGCTGAATGAGATGCTCGAAGCTAAATCGATCCGGGCTGGAGCCCTCGCCACGACATTCTTCAAAGCCATGTCAGCGTTTGAAGCGGGCAAAATCGAGGATGCTGCCACTATCGTCGACGACATCAAATCGAAGGCAGCAAGCTCAGGCAAGTTCGATGACGATCAGTTTTACCGCATCGAAGCGGAGACCTATCTGGCTTGTGCCAGCAACGATGGCGCTGGGGTTGAGGCTCTCGTCGATGAGCTTGAGGCAGTGATGAAGAAGCAACCCTATACTGAGCCGCCGTACTATGCCCGCCCGGCTGCAGAAGGAATGGGGATGGCGCTGCTAAAAACTTCGAAGCTTGACCTGGCAAAGAAGTGTTTTGATATCGCTCTTACTGACCGAGCCAACAGCCCATACTCAATCTACGGACTTGCCCAGGTTGCCGAAAAGAAGGGGGATAGCAAAGAGGCCATGCGGCTTTATCGCATGGTTGTCGATGCGCTTAAAAGCGGAGATGCCGATCTGCCACTCTTCGTCGCGGCGAAAGGAAAGCTTGAAGCGGCGAAGAGACGCTAG